The Podospora pseudocomata strain CBS 415.72m chromosome 1 map unlocalized CBS415.72m_1, whole genome shotgun sequence genome has a segment encoding these proteins:
- a CDS encoding uncharacterized protein (EggNog:ENOG503PWPU): protein MKATLPLLVLAGTAIAVPVPEEQAQQAQKMQQAQQLAQIQAALEAQLIDGIPILGPLLSGLLGGLTGGGGGAGLPILGPLLGGLPILGPLLQGLPLVGGLLGGLGGGGGGAGGLLGGLPIVGGLPIVGGLVGGGGGGAALPLTLPLSSTPAPAGASFPTVEATPQDAAAAIQKRSAAYAQSVANYYAALNSQINREALTQLLTDFQDNLEKIKHAMAEAADKTPEEKAEAVRAPLEQLDADLKVGVSRLVLPGVSGLNGLPLVGQATTGVLGGGPGGPIGIVSGILKLVTDLLTSLLSSGPVGGGGLGGFIGGGGLLNEVIGGTGIGGTVGGLIFNSPISGLLQSILGTVGSVLPGLNSIIPAQF, encoded by the exons ATGAAGGccactctccctctcctcgtcctcgctggCACTGCCATCGCTGTCCCTGTTCCAGAGGAGCAGGCCCAGCAGGCCCAGAAGATgcagcaggctcagcagTTGGCTCAGATCCAGGCCGCCCTCGAGGCCCAGCTCATTGACGGCATCCCGATCCTCGGACCCCTCCTTAGCGGCCTTCTCGGTGGTCTTaccggcggtggcggcggtgctggtcTTCCCATCCTTGGTCCTCTCCTCGGTGGTCTCCCCATTCTCggacccctcctccagggTCTTCCCCTTGTTGGCGGTCTTCTcggcggcctcggcggcggcggtggtggtgccggcggtCTCCTCGGCGGTCTCCCCATCGTCGGCGGTCTCCCCATCGTCGGCGGtctcgtcggtggtggtggcggcggtgccgctctccccctcaccctccctctctcttccacCCCCGCTCCCGCTGGGGCTTCTTTCCCCACTGTCGAGGCTACTCCCCAGGacgccgccgctgccatccAGAAGCGCAGCGCCGCCTATGCCCAGAGCGTGGCCAACTACTACGCTGCCCTCAACAGCCAGATCAACCGGGAGGCTCTCACCCAGCTGTTGACCGACTTCCAGGACAACCTCGAGAAGATCA AGCACGCCATGGCTGAGGCTGCCGACAAGACacccgaggagaaggccgaggccgtCCGCGCCCCCCTCGAGCAGCTCGACGCGGATCTCAAGGTCGGTGTTTCCCGTCTCGTCCTCCCCGGTGTTTCCGGTTTGAATGGTCTCCCCCTCGTCGGTCAAGCCACCACCGGAGTCCTCGGTGGTGGGCCCGGCGGCCCCATTGGAATCGTCTCTGGCATCCTGAAGCTGGTCActgacctcctcaccagTCTTCTGTCTAGTGGCCCggtcggcggtggcggtctcGGCGGGTTcattggtggcggcggtctcCTCAACGAGGTGATTGGCGGGACCGGGATCGGCGGGACCGTCGGCGGtctcatcttcaacagccCCATCAGCGGTCTGCTCCAGAGCATCCTCGGCACTGTCGGAAGTGTCCTCCCTGGTTTGAACAGCATCATTCCGGCGCagttttga
- a CDS encoding uncharacterized protein (COG:O; EggNog:ENOG503NYNB; MEROPS:MER0000836): protein MEPNEPAKMATEKKYFTMLENHPEVFTTLAHTLGLPPSITFHDIYSFSPPSLAHIPRPCLALIAIIPLTPSWALDRQSEDARLGDPKTYYHGNSNRSSSAPIIWFQQTIGDACGSYALLHCSINGPAASLIHPGSTLDQIRKDAAPLPREERAELLYDNKAFEEAHQSVAAMGDTAEPRDRSVGLGQHFVGYVKANGRLWELEGSREGPLDRGELGDDEDVLSPKALELGLGRIIKLEHESGGQDLRFSCIAMALKDEQSE from the exons ATGGAACCGAATGAACCAGCAAAAATGGCCACCGAGAAGAAATACTTCACCATGCTCG AAAACCACCCCGAagtcttcaccaccctcgctcacaccctcggcctccccccttccatcACCTTCCACGACATCTACTCCttttcccccccatccctcgcCCACATCCCCCGCCCCTGCCTCGCCCTCATAGCCATCAttcccctcaccccctcctggGCCCTCGACCGCCAATCCGAAGACGCCCGTCTCGGCGACCCCAAAACCTACTACCacggcaacagcaaccgctcctcctcagcccccATAATATGGTTCCAACAAACCATCGGCGACGCCTGCGGCTCCtacgccctcctccactgctCTATCAACggccccgccgcctccctcatccaTCCCGGCAGCACCCTCGATCAGATTCGCAAGGACGCAGCCCCGTTGCCAAGAGAAGAACGTGCAGAATTATTGTACGACAACAAGGCATTTGAAGAGGCCCACCAATCCGTAGCGGCAATGGGCGATACCGCCGAGCCAAGAGACAGGTCCGTAGGGCTAGGCCAACATTTCGTCGGTTACGTCAAAGCAAACGGACGGCTCTGGGAGTTGGAAGGGAGCAGAGAGGGTCCGTTGGACAGGGGTGAGCTAggggatgacgaagacgtCCTAAGCCCCAAGGCGTTGGAGTTAGGTCTGGGTAGGATAATCAAGTTGGAACACGAGTCTGGTGGGCAAGACTTGAGGTTTAGTTGTATTGCCATGGCACTGAAAGATGAGCAATCCGAGTAG